In the genome of Terriglobales bacterium, the window GGCCGAGTTCCAGAAGCGCGCCCAGTGCGTCCAGGAGCAGTACGCGCGGTACGTGGTGGTGGACGACGTCCACATCAACAGCAAGCTCACCCTGGGCGAGGACGTCGCCGACCTGGGCGGGCTCATCCTCGCCTGGATGGCCTGGAAGGAAGACACCAAGGGGCAGAAGCTGGAACCCATCGAGGGGCTCACGCCGGAGCAGCGCTTCTTCGTGGGCTACGCCCAGAGCTGGTGCACCAATTCCCGCCCGGAAATCCTGCGCATGCGCGCCACCACCGACCCGCACTCTCCCGATCGGTACCGCACCAACGGCGTGGTGGTGAACCTGCCCGAGTTCCAGCAGGCCTTCCAGTGCAAGGCCGGCCAGCCCATGGCCCCTGAGAAGCGCTGCCGGGTGTGGTAGGAGCAGTGGATAGTGAAGAGTGGATAGTGGATAGTGTGGTTAAATTAGGCTCATGAATCTACGCGGTTGCGGTACCGCTCTGGTCACGCCCTTCAAGGGCGATGGCTCCCTCGACGAGCGCGCCTTGCGCGAGCTGGTGAAATGGCAGGTGGAGTGCGGCATCGACTTCCTGGTTCCCTGCGGCACCACCGGCGAGACCCCGACGCTCTCCCACGATGAATGGCTGCGCGTGATCGACCTCACCATCGAGACGGCCGAGGGACGCGTGCCCATCGTGGCGGGCGCCACCTCCAACTCCACCCGCGACGCCGTGGCCAAGGCCAAGGAAGCGGCCGCGCGCAAGGGCATCGACGCCATCCTCACCGCCTCGCCCTACTACAACAAGCCCACCCAGGAGGGCCAGTACCAGCACTTCAAGGCCATCGCCGAGGCAACGGACAAGCCGCTCGTGCTCTACAACGTCCCCGGACGCACCTCCGCCAATATCGAGCCCGCCACCCTGGGCCGCTTGGCCGAAGTCCCCAACATCGCCGGGGTGAAGGAAGCCAGCGGCAACATCGGCCAGATCGCCGAGGTCTTCCAGCATGTGCCGGAGAGCTTCCTGGTCTTCTCCGGCGACGACGCCGTCACCCTGCCGGTGGTGGCGCTGGGCGGCGCCGGCATCATCTCCGTCGCCTCCAACGAGATCCCGGCCGAGATGGGCGCGCTCACCCGCGCCGCCCTCAGCAACAAGTGGGAGACCGCGCGCACCCTGCAGCGCAGGTACCTGCCCCTGATGCAGGCCAACTTCCTCGAGTCCAATCCCATGCCGGTGAAGTGCGTGCTGGCCATGATGGGCCGCATCGAGGAGAACTACCGCCTCCCCATGCTGCCGGTGAAGAACGAGACCCGCGCCAAGCTGGAGAAGATCGCGGCGGAAGTTGGGCTGCTCAAGAAGGTCGCGGCGTCGTAGGAGTCAGGGTCGCAAAGATCCGATGACCCGATGACTCAATGACCCGATGCTCTCTATCCACTATTCACTATCCACCATCCACTCTATATACTTCCCCGCCATGCAGCAGTTGCGCGCCGCCATCGAGCGCCTGTATGAGGCCCAGGGCAAGAGGGACCCCACCGAGGCCCACCGGGTCTTCATCGATTTCCGCGAGGCCTTGACCCAGGGCAAGATCCGCGCCGCCGAGAAGAAGAACGGCCGCTGGACGGTGAACGCCTGGGTGAAGCAGGGCATCCTGCTGGGCTTCCGCCTGGGCGAATTGGCGGAGATGGGCGGGCCCCGCGGCCTCTCCTTCGTGGACAAGGACACCTTCCCGCCGCGCCGCTTCCGCGTGTCCGACGGCGTGCGCGTGGTGCCGGGTGGCTCCTCCGTGCGCCAGGGCGCGTACGTCGCGCCTTCGGTCGTCTGCATGCCGCCCATGTACATCAACGTGGGCGCTTATGTGGACGAAGAGACCATGGTGGACTCGCACGCGCTGGTAGGCTCCTGCGCGCAGA includes:
- a CDS encoding 2,3,4,5-tetrahydropyridine-2,6-dicarboxylate N-succinyltransferase, which produces MLSIHYSLSTIHSIYFPAMQQLRAAIERLYEAQGKRDPTEAHRVFIDFREALTQGKIRAAEKKNGRWTVNAWVKQGILLGFRLGELAEMGGPRGLSFVDKDTFPPRRFRVSDGVRVVPGGSSVRQGAYVAPSVVCMPPMYINVGAYVDEETMVDSHALVGSCAQIGKRVHLSAAAQIGGVLEPVNAAPVIIEDDVLVGGNCGVYEGTLVRARAVLGAGVILTRSTPLYDVVRGTVHRAQGDEPLEVPESAVVVPGARAVQKGKAAEWGLSLYTPVIVKYRDEKTDRGVELEDLLR
- a CDS encoding M13-type metalloendopeptidase, encoding AEFQKRAQCVQEQYARYVVVDDVHINSKLTLGEDVADLGGLILAWMAWKEDTKGQKLEPIEGLTPEQRFFVGYAQSWCTNSRPEILRMRATTDPHSPDRYRTNGVVVNLPEFQQAFQCKAGQPMAPEKRCRVW
- the dapA gene encoding 4-hydroxy-tetrahydrodipicolinate synthase produces the protein MNLRGCGTALVTPFKGDGSLDERALRELVKWQVECGIDFLVPCGTTGETPTLSHDEWLRVIDLTIETAEGRVPIVAGATSNSTRDAVAKAKEAAARKGIDAILTASPYYNKPTQEGQYQHFKAIAEATDKPLVLYNVPGRTSANIEPATLGRLAEVPNIAGVKEASGNIGQIAEVFQHVPESFLVFSGDDAVTLPVVALGGAGIISVASNEIPAEMGALTRAALSNKWETARTLQRRYLPLMQANFLESNPMPVKCVLAMMGRIEENYRLPMLPVKNETRAKLEKIAAEVGLLKKVAAS